A window of Williamwhitmania sp. genomic DNA:
CAAGCTGACAATGAGGTAGGAGGTGGTGGTGGCTTCGTTGAGGGGGATGAGCATCACCAGCCCAACGGCAATTATGGCCATGCCGCCCGAGGCCAGCCAGCCGGAGTCGTACTTGTCGGAGAGGCGACCGGAAAAGGAGGCCACCAGCGCCATCATCACGGGTTGAGTAACCAGCAAAATGCCTGCATCGCGTGGCGATAACCCCTTTATGTATTCTAGATATAGGCTCAGCAAAAAGGTGATGGCAAAGGTGGTGGCGTAGTTTATGAGCGCAGCAAGGTTGGAGAGGGCAAAGTGGCGGTTGTGGGCAAACAGCTGCATGTTGAGCACCGGATAGGTAGCCTTAAGCTCTACCCAAACAAAAAGAATCACGCCAATGGCACCACCAACCGTTAGTACAATGGCCGTGGGGTCGGGCAGCTGCGAAAAGCCATACATAAAGGCACTCATGGCCACTAGGTAGAGCAATGAGCCACGGTAGTCGAACTGTTCGTTTTGAGCCTCCTTCCAATCGGTTTTTATGCCCAAGAAGGCGATAATGGCTGCGACGATGCCAATGGGAGCTGTCACGTAGAACAAGCTCTGCCAACCAAACCAACCGATGAGGAAACCACCAACCACCGGTGAGGCCGAAAGCCCAACGTAAACGGCAGTAACGCTTAGCCCAATGGCTTTTCCCCGCTCCTTGGGAGGGTATACCGAGGTAATCAGCGCCATGCTGGTGGCAAACATCATGGCGCTGCCAAAACCCTGAATCACCCGCATTGCAATGAGCACCTCACCCGACCAGGAGAGGGCGCACAGGATGGACGATACCCCCACAATAAGGTTTCCCCAGATAAACACCTTTTTTCGGCCCAGGATGTCCGACAGCTTACCCATGGGAACCATAAACACCGCCGTTGCAAGCAAAAACGACATGGCCACCCAGCTCATGGAGATGGCATTTAACGAAAATTGGGTGCTGATTACCGGAAGGGCAAGGTTTACCGC
This region includes:
- a CDS encoding MFS transporter; protein product: MESAAHSPVNKTLVLILVMVTSVITPFMGTAVNLALPVISTQFSLNAISMSWVAMSFLLATAVFMVPMGKLSDILGRKKVFIWGNLIVGVSSILCALSWSGEVLIAMRVIQGFGSAMMFATSMALITSVYPPKERGKAIGLSVTAVYVGLSASPVVGGFLIGWFGWQSLFYVTAPIGIVAAIIAFLGIKTDWKEAQNEQFDYRGSLLYLVAMSAFMYGFSQLPDPTAIVLTVGGAIGVILFVWVELKATYPVLNMQLFAHNRHFALSNLAALINYATTFAITFLLSLYLEYIKGLSPRDAGILLVTQPVMMALVASFSGRLSDKYDSGWLASGGMAIIAVGLVMLIPLNEATTTSYLIVSLAILGFGFGLFSSPNTNAIMSSVEKKYLGIASATVGTMRLTGQMMSMGIATLIINIFMGDAKIVTSNHPQFMHSARVTFAIFVALCVLGIWASLARGKNEHEQAK